A genomic segment from Flavobacterium inviolabile encodes:
- a CDS encoding carboxypeptidase-like regulatory domain-containing protein produces MKRIFPLFLLLFSVTSWSQSQTVLKGKIMANYTDLDGVHVINKNTEKAVVTENGGYFAIHAQPNDTLIISAVQFKGKKIKLEEKDFKETVFYIKLEVMVRQLSEVVINPYGKITSESLGLVPRGQKKYTPAERKLKTASGVDAQLGLSSSASLDPLLNWFSGRTSMLKKELEVEKKEVFRSRLEGMYEEDYFVNTLKIPEEYVQGFIFYAVENERFTAAIKAKNKTLATFLLNELAVQYKKIITDEK; encoded by the coding sequence ATGAAAAGAATATTTCCTTTGTTTTTGTTGCTATTTTCTGTAACTTCATGGTCGCAGAGCCAAACCGTTCTGAAAGGTAAGATCATGGCGAATTATACCGATCTCGATGGGGTGCATGTGATTAATAAAAATACGGAAAAGGCAGTAGTAACAGAGAATGGAGGATATTTTGCCATTCATGCCCAGCCTAACGATACCCTGATAATTTCTGCCGTTCAGTTTAAAGGGAAAAAGATTAAACTGGAAGAAAAAGATTTTAAGGAAACCGTTTTTTATATCAAACTGGAAGTAATGGTGCGGCAGCTGAGTGAAGTGGTAATTAATCCTTATGGAAAAATTACTTCCGAAAGTCTGGGACTGGTTCCCAGAGGACAAAAAAAATATACTCCGGCAGAAAGAAAGCTAAAAACCGCTTCCGGTGTGGATGCCCAGCTGGGGTTAAGCAGTTCGGCTTCCCTGGATCCGCTGCTTAACTGGTTTTCCGGCAGAACATCAATGCTGAAGAAAGAACTGGAAGTAGAGAAAAAAGAAGTATTCCGGAGCAGGCTGGAAGGCATGTATGAAGAAGATTATTTTGTGAATACCTTGAAAATTCCGGAAGAATATGTACAGGGATTTATTTTTTATGCCGTAGAAAACGAACGATTTACAGCGGCCATAAAAGCAAAGAATAAAACATTGGCCACCTTTTTATTAAACGAGTTAGCTGTGCAATACAAAAAAATAATCACCGATGAAAAATAA